From one Lolium rigidum isolate FL_2022 chromosome 4, APGP_CSIRO_Lrig_0.1, whole genome shotgun sequence genomic stretch:
- the LOC124647435 gene encoding xyloglucan galactosyltransferase KATAMARI1 homolog yields MKSTTTFAAEIQQDPVDAADKPDGGAPRRSLVCHLAILAATFSALVFYAHYAVQGNMASVIVSSLPLLSSITVDQNPGSAELPVALDGERAPLTPRATVLEANRSTMRAPAPANRCDGRYIYMYDMPARFNEDLVRDCGNLHPWLDMCPYVANDGMGMPLGDEGGVFPGRGWYSTDQFMLDLILHSRMKRYECLTNDSSLAAAVFVPFYAGLESGRFLYNHSTSVRDALQLDAIDWLVRRPEWAAMGGRDHFLVAGRTTWDFRRKADVDELWGTKLLRYPAVENMTVLVLETSPWNRTNLAIPYPTYFHPGTAADVLAWQEKARKTERRWLFSFAGAPRPGSNKTVRAEIIRQCRASSGCKLFHCGGGVVGGGAADCNSPAGVMRVFESSQFCLQPRGDTATRRSTFDAIVAGCIPVFFHPGSAYTQYTLHFPRDHGRYSVLIPHAGLTARNVSIEETLRKISPEEVRRMREEVIGLIPRVVYADPRSRRVGFKDAFDVAVEAVIDRVAKRRRGEGADVREREH; encoded by the coding sequence ATGAAGTCTACCACCACTTTTGCGGCAGAGATCCAGCAAGATCCAGTGGACGCCGCGGACAAGCCTGACGGCGGCGCGCCCCGGCGGTCTCTGGTATGCCATCTCGCCATTCTCGCCGCCACCTTCTCCGCGTTGGTATTCTACGCGCACTACGCCGTACAGGGAAACATGGCGTCCGTCATCGTGTCATCCCTTCCCTTGCTGTCCAGCATCACCGTGGACCAAAATCCCGGGTCGGCCGAGCTGCCGGTGGCGCTGGATGGGGAGCGCGCACCGCTCACTCCTCGGGCGACGGTGCTCGAGGCCAACCGAAGCACGATgagggcgccggcgccggcgaaccGTTGCGACGGCCGGTACATCTACATGTACGACATGCCGGCGCGCTTCAACGAGGACCTTGTCCGCGACTGCGGCAATCTCCACCCGTGGCTGGACATGTGCCCGTACGTGGCCAACGACGGCATGGGGATGCCGCTGGGCGACGAGGGGGGCGTCTTCCCCGGGCGCGGCTGGTACTCCACCGACCAGTTCATGCTGGACCTCATCTTGCACAGCCGGATGAAGCGGTACGAGTGCCTGACGAACGACTCCTCCCTCGCCGCAGCCGTGTTCGTCCCGTTCTACGCCGGCCTTGAATCCGGGAGGTTCCTCTACAACCACAGCACCTCCGTGCGGGACGCGCTCCAGCTGGACGCGATCGATTGGCTGGTGCGTCGCCCCGAGTGGGCCGCCATGGGAGGCCGCGACCACTTCTTGGtggctggccgcaccacgtgggaCTTCCGGCGGAAGGCCGACGTCGACGAGCTGTGGGGCACCAAGCTGCTCAGGTACCCGGCCGTGGAGAACATGACGGTGCTCGTCCTGGAGACGTCCCCGTGGAACCGGACCAACCTGGCCATACCATACCCGACTTACTTCCACCCGGGGACCGCCGCCGACGTGTTGGCCTGGCAGGAGAAGGCGCGGAAGACGGAGCGGAGGTGGCTCTTCTCCTTCGCCGGCGCCCCGCGGCCGGGCAGCAACAAAACCGTCCGCGCGGAGATCATCCGACAGTGCCGCGCGTCGAGCGGCTGCAAGCTCTTCcactgcggcggcggcgtcgtgggtggcggcgcggccgactGTAACTCGCCAGCCGGCGTGATGCGCGTGTTCGAGAGCTCGCAGTTCTGCCTCCAGCCGCGCGGGGACACGGCGACCCGGCGGTCAACGTTCGACGCCATCGTCGCGGGCTGCATCCCGGTCTTCTTCCACCCCGGCTCGGCGTACACCCAGTACACGCTGCACTTCCCGAGAGACCACGGCAGGTACTCGGTGCTCATCCCGCATGCCGGCCTGACGGCGCGGAACGTGAGCATAGAGGAGACGCTGAGGAAGATCTCGCCGGAGGAGGTGAGGAGGATGAGGGAGGAGGTCATCGGGCTCATCCCAAGGGTGGTGTACGCGGACCCCAGATCGAGGCGGGTGGGCTTCAAGGACGCGTTCGATGTCGCGGTGGAGGCCGTCATTGATCGGGTGGCgaagcgtcggcggggcgagggggCCGACGTCCGGGAGCGGGAGCACTGA